In Yarrowia lipolytica chromosome 1F, complete sequence, a genomic segment contains:
- a CDS encoding uncharacterized protein (Compare to YALI0F01188g, no similarity), producing the protein MQYLSEISKLSRDQLFSTKHNTMRRVCLGFRRMSTSAGEAWQADRFGVLSPASEKILPKPLIPQKNYNNKNGKPVYTPPEEIGAAEVLKFKKHKTLFAKDIHQILKLLGEKLYKDPDYILARHIPNQSLKRLSYAIDREGDPQDNLVALVVDLAMHYLEARDLASVEAALRHSEVFEDAAFGNYEEHGFSSYPQWLGYQIVSLAVSQNLLTAAIAMTSRFNSIFGPHPAVADLLFKAIAYHPLHKKAQLLKQFAAIQNLTNELDRQPSYVIEELMDWARFQQRVPTPANELAEFLLKGYKSKVSQTSFVSLLCQNLDNGNPWGAAYLWELYKPRDLMTLPPAMISSMLSKLTTTPELHYICRDIISNLQFDYTASLGASVIEFCAHTKQLELGQSFALRWQQISISQRPRHVLTALLHYAVVSRDSDITEELSQEIKRRDGRLSLYETQLLVTHMVRQSVEQGLEYISKMDEHVGMHMYAAVAVILRDSEPELALQCVREYQQFMARGGVSPDQHVIDSFAETQVHLVLNSNRPNATREALALIQEWVAFDGTDLRTLSISVEERPSRESRMRMLFNVIGNCERTKNPTANTRGKTRGKGRDKPVYEAAWEHLKKDGLGDSTIDFVLKH; encoded by the coding sequence aTGCAGTATCTCAGTGAAATTTCTAAACTATCGCGAGATCAACTTTTCTCCaccaaacacaacacaaTGCGCAGGGTGTGTCTGGGTTTTCGGCGCATGTCCACCAGCGCGGGTGAGGCGTGGCAAGCCGACAGGTTTGGGGTCTTGAGTCCGGCTAGCGAGAAAATCTTGCCGAAACCGCTCATCCCACAGAAGAACTACAATAACAAAAACGGAAAGCCAGTCTACACACCGCCCGAGGAGATTGGGGCGGCCGAGGTGCTGAAATTCAAGAAGCATAAGACGTTATTTGCCAAGGATATCCACCAGATTTTGAAATTACTCGGAGAAAAGCTCTACAAAGACCCGGACTACATCTTGGCAAGACACATCCCCAACCAGTCTCTGAAACGACTATCTTACGCTATagaccgagaaggagacccTCAGGACAATTTGGTGGCGCTGGTGGTGGATCTGGCAATGCATTATCTCGAAGCCCGGGATCTAGCGTCGGTGGAGGCTGCATTACGACACAGTGAGGTGTTTGAGGACGCTGCGTTCGGCAACTATGAGGAACACGGCTTCTCGTCGTATCCTCAGTGGCTCGGGTACCAGATTGTGTCGTTGGCGGTGTCTCAGAACCTGCTCACGGCGGCTATAGCCATGACCTCAAGGTTCAACAGCATTTTTGGACCTCATCCCGCTGTGGCAGATTTGCTGTTCAAGGCCATTGCATACCATCCGCTGCACAAGAAAGCACAGCTGCTGAAACAGTTTGCTGCGATTCAAAACCTCACAAACGAGCTGGACCGTCAACCGTCTTACGTCATAGAAGAACTCATGGACTGGGCTCGGTTTCAACAACGTGTTCCTACTCCTGCAAATGAGCTTGCCGAGTTCTTACTCAAGGGATACAAGAGCAAGGTCTCACAGACGTCATTTGTGTCCCTACTGTGCCAGAACCTCGACAATGGGAACCCCTGGGGAGCTGCTTATTTATGGGAGCTGTACAAACCTCGTGATCTGATGACCTTGCCGCCAGCCATGATTTCTTCTATGCTTTCCAAGCTCACAACTACCCCTGAACTGCATTATATCTGCCGCGATATCATTTCCAACCTGCAATTTGACTACACGGCTTCTTTGGGAGCGTCCGTGATCGAGTTTTGCGCACACACTAAACAACTGGAGCTCGGACAATCATTTGCGCTGCGATGGCAGCAGATTTCCATCTCCCAACGACCCCGTCACGTGCTAACAGCTCTCTTGCATTACGCTGTagtgtcacgtgactcggATATCACCGAGGAGCTTTCCCAGGAGATCAAGCGTCGAGACGGTCGGCTTTCTCTGTATGAAACACAGCTTCTGGTGACCCATATGGTGCGGCAATCGGTCGAACAGGGTCTGGAATATATTTCCAAGATGGACGAGCATGTGGGTATGCATATGTATGCCGCTGTGGCTGTGATTCTGCGTGACTCTGAGCCGGAACTGGCCCTACAGTGCGTACGGGAATACCAGCAGTTTATggctcgaggaggagtttcACCCGACCAGCATGTTATTGACTCATTTGCAGAGACGCAGGTTCATTTGGTACTCAACAGTAACCGTCCTAATGCCACAAGAGAGGCGCTAGCTCTTATTCAAGAGTGGGTAGCCTTTGATGGCACAGATCTACGCACTCTTAGTATTTCTGTAGAGGAGAGACCCAGCAGAGAGAGCCGTATGCGGATGTTGTTCAATGTGATCGGCAACTGTGAGAGAACGAAGAATCCCACTGCAAACACAAGGGGCAAAACCAGAGGTAAAGGTAGAGACAAACCCGTGTACGAGGCGGCTTGGGAGCATTTGAAAAAGGACGGACTGGGCGATTCCACCATCGACTTTGTCCTCAAACATTGA
- a CDS encoding uncharacterized protein (Compare to YALI0F01210g, similar to CA2873|CaAQY1 Candida albicans CaAQY1 putative plasma membrane and water channel protein) — MTKESVHNLPTVSTSQPAEPVDAIPPTAYVPPDEAYTRSRPMGLGENMRNLFIACIGEFVGTFMFLLFAYLIATVANYDKTVAGPNAAKIIMISFGFGFSLLVNVFIFFRVSGGQFNPCVTLALTLVGAVPPVRALCLAITQLLAGMAAAGVADALTPGPVTFINTLGDGVSRTRGMWIEMFCTAQLCLTVLFLAVEKHRATFMAPFPIGMSLFIGHLVAVFPTGAGINPARSLGPCIVGKSFPHYHWIYWVGPILGSIFSVGLYHTLKFLDYETSNPGQDNQD; from the coding sequence ATGACCAAGGAGTCTGTGCACAATCTGCCCACCGTTTCCACCTCTCAGCCCGCTGAGCCCGTGGACGCCATCCCCCCCACCGCCTACGTCCCCCCGGATGAGGCCTACACCCGGTCTCGACCTATGGGTCTCGGTGAGAACATGCGAAACCTCTTCATTGCCTGCATTGGTGAGTTTGTCGGTACCTTCATGTTCCTGCTGTTCGCTTACCTGATTGCCACCGTCGCCAACTACGACAAAACCGTCGCCGGCCCCAACGCCGCCAAGATCATCATGATCTCCTTCGGCTTCGGCTTCTCCCTCCTCGTCAAcgtcttcatcttcttccgagTCTCCGGAGGTCAGTTCAACCCTTGTGTCACTCTCGCCCTCACCCTTGTTGGTGCCGTTCCTCCCGTCCGAGCTCTGTGCTTGGCCATCACCCAGCTCCTCGCCGGTATGGCCGCTGCTGGTGTCGCCGACGCCCTGACCCCCGGCCCCGTCACCTTCATCAACACTCTCGGTGACGGTGTGTCCCGAACCAGAGGAATGTGGATCGAGATGTTCTGCACTGCCCAGCTGTGTCTGACCGTGCTGTTCCTCGCCGTCGAGAAGCACCGAGCCACCTTCATGGCTCCCTTCCCCATTGGAATGTCTCTCTTCATTGGCCATCTGGTTGCCGTCTTCCCCACCGGCGCTGGTATCAACCCCGCTCGATCTCTGGGCCCCTGCATTGTTGGAAAGTCTTTCCCCCACTACCACTGGATCTACTGGGTCGGTCCTATCCTCGGTTCCATCTTCTCTGTTGGTCTCTACCACACCCTCAAGTTCCTTGACTACGAGACCTCCAACCCCGGCCAGGACAACCAGGACTAA
- a CDS encoding uncharacterized protein (Compare to YALI0F01254g, similar to uniprot|P38971 Saccharomyces cerevisiae YNL270c ALP1 high-affinity permease for basic amino acids), giving the protein MSRLSTDGNITVEAVPVKHDIGVDLEKYPKAFNEFSDDANSQTADHTVFPVDQDRLSRSLSGRQVQMIAIAGVIGTGLFLGTGKSLANGGPASMLICYTIMGFLVYLTMLSLGEMATYMPVAGSFCSYASRFVSESVGFSLTWNYWFNDVTSTASDLVALQLVFKYWSEFPGWAISLIFWVFLIVLNVIHVKAYGELEYWLALLKVVTIIVFIILGIVVNCGGNHDHEYLGFSYWHLEGAPFVNGFKGFASVFVTAAFAYGGTESIGITAGEQKNPTKSMPRVIKTVFWRIIIFYVLSILLIGINVPYNYPNLSSKETTTSPFTLVFQKAGSKVAGSFINAVIMTSVLSAGNHALFAGTRLLYTLAIQGYAPKFFGKLTKAKVPYVALLFTSLLSGLCFGSSFIGAGTLWSWLQNLVGVSNQLSWMLIGVTSIRFRKALDIQGKVHQLKYVNWTYPWGPWVVVILSAVIILIQGWSSFAPWNVSDFFSYYIELLVFPLLWLGWQLWSRTTLLIKPEDVDVETDRYHDTPEDLAEMEYEAQFKGWRKAVHLAKSFFV; this is encoded by the coding sequence ATGTCTCGTCTTTCAACAGACGGTAACATCACTGTGGAAGCAGTGCCAGTCAAACACGACATTGGTGTCGACCTGGAAAAATACCCTAAGGCCTTCAATGAGTTCTCCGATGATGCCAACTCACAAACAGCAGACCATACCGTCTTCCCCGTCGACCAGGATCGTCTCTCAAGATCTCTGTCTGGAAGACAGGTGCAGATGATTGCTATCGCCGGCGTGATTGGTACAGgtctgtttctgggcaCTGGAAAGTCGCTGGCGAACGGAGGACCAGCTTCAATGCTCATTTGCTACACCATTATGGGCTTTCTCGTGTATTTGACAATGCTGTCGCTTGGTGAAATGGCCACTTACATGCCTGTGGCAGGTTCTTTCTGCTCCTACGCTTCGCGGTTCGTGTCTGAGTCTGTGGGCTTTTCCCTCACCTGGAACTATTGGTTTAATGACGTCACCTCCACAGCCTCCGATCTGGTCGCCCTCCAGCTCGTGTTCAAGTACTGGTCCGAATTCCCTGGCTGGGCCATCTCTCTCATTTTCTGGGTCTTTCTGATCGTGCTCAACGTGATCCATGTCAAGGCATATGGAGAGCTCGAGTACTGGCTGGCCCTGCTGAAGGTGGTCACCATCATCGTGTTCATCATTCTCGGCATTGTCGTCAACTGTGGAGGAAACCATGACCACGAGTACCTTGGATTCTCGTACTGGCACCTCGAGGGAGCTCCGTTTGTGAACGGCTTCAAGGGCTTTGCGTCTGTGTTTGTCACTGCTGCCTTTGCCTACGGAGGAACTGAGTCCATTGGAATCACTGCCGGAGAACAAAAGAACCCCACAAAGTCCATGCCCCGTGTCATCAAGACAGTCTTCTGGCGTATCATCATCTTCTACGTCCTGTCGATTTTACTGATCGGCATCAACGTGCCCTACAACTACCCCAATCTGTCTTCCAAGGaaaccaccacctcccCATTCACCCTTGTGTTCCAAAAGGCCGGCTCCAAGGTTGCAGGATCTTTCATCAACGCCGTCATCATGACCTCTGTTCTCTCAGCTGGTAACCACGCTCTGTTTGCAGGAACTCGACTATTGTACACTTTGGCCATCCAGGGATACGCCCCCAAGTTTTTCGGTAAACtgaccaaggccaaggtcCCTTACGTTGCTTTGCTCTTCACTTCGCTACTCTCGGGTCTCTGTTTCGGCTCTTCTTTCATTGGAGCAGGTACACTCTGGTCCTGGCTCCAGAACCTTGTCGGAGTGTCTAACCAGCTGTCTTGGATGCTCATTGGAGTCACCTCCATCAGATTTAGAAAGGCGCTCGACATCCAGGGCAAGGTCCACCAGCTCAAGTACGTCAACTGGACCTACCCTTGGGGACCCTGGGTGGTGGTTATTCTCTCAGCAGTTATCATTCTGATCCAGGGATGGAGTTCGTTCGCACCCTGGAATGTCTCAGATTTCTTTTCCTATTACATTGAACTGCTTGTCTTCCCTTTGCTTTGGCTGGGATGGCAACTGTGGTCCCGAACTACTCTGCTTATTAAGCCGGAAGATGTCGATGTCGAGACTGACCGCTACCACGATACTCCAGAGGACCTGGCCGAGATGGAATACGAGGCCCAGTTCAAGGGATGGCGTAAGGCCGTCCACCTAGCAAAGTCTTTCTTTGTCTAg
- a CDS encoding uncharacterized protein (Compare to YALI0F01232g, similar to uniprot|P31244 Saccharomyces cerevisiae YBR114W DNA repair protein RAD16) produces the protein MTVSGDLSSEDGGGFVVSDASPAPEAPKKETKLPTFKRKPRTAATNKAQLKEFDDEGNEVVQDPSKTRSASSQEPAAAPKRRGRSRAVIDDNSEASSSSSLATRAKVATRSRATKPKATRKRAIVVSDDSSGDEYKASDESDREQAVEDGGFMIADDLEEGEEEKPKKRRAPAKKKAKKDDYDELDEDGNKKPRYLKYYDRTTKALFEQHPELENTFIDLDNKPRIQVEKAEQPKSMAVTLLPFQQEGLNWLLKQEEGEYKGGILADEMGMGKTIQTIALIIASGVKPNLIVAPTVALMQWANEINDHSAGSLKVAVYHGANKDSFSVKDLEGYDCVMTTYAVLESVYRRQQSGFVRKGVEGKQYKKSPLHQVQWGRVVLDEAHNIKDRASNTARAAFNLNTEKRLCLSGTPLQNRIGEMFSLIRFLGIKPFCEYFCKKCPCRSHDWSFVNNRTCVTCGHRPMDHTNYFNHVLLKHIQKGGISKEGKESFGNIQKLLKHIMLRRTKVERADDLGLPPRIVTIRRDFFNEEEKDLYQSIYSDVNRKFNTYVAQGVVLNNYANIFSLITRMRQIADHPDLVLRRANQGEGGYIDNAIICQLCDDEAEEPIKSKCHHTFCRVCIKDYCSGASDCPVCHINLTIDLNAPAIEQETNSKEKTSIVQRINMTGGWRSSTKIEALVEELYKLRSDRQTIKSIVFSQFTSMLDLVEWRLRRAGFQTVKLQGNMSPTQRQNSIKYFMENPQVEVFLVSLKAGGVALNLCEASQVFILDPWWNPSVEWQSGDRVHRIGQHRPVKITRFAIEDSIESRIIELQEKKASMIHATLGQDDGAINRLTPADMQFLFTN, from the coding sequence ATGACAGTATCCGGCGACCTTTCCAGCGAAGACGGCGGCGGATTTGTGGTCAGCGACGCCAGTCCAGCCCCCGAAGcgcccaagaaggaaacAAAACTGCCGACGTTCAAGCGGAAGCCGAGGACCGCTGCAACTAACAAGgcccagctcaaggagttcGATGACGAGGGTAATGAGGTGGTTCAGGACCCATCCAAGACCAGATCTGCTTCAAGTCAGGAGCCGGCTGCCGCGCCTAAGAGACGTGGCCGTTCCAGAGCCGTTATTGATGACAATAGCGAGGcttcttcgtcgtcgtcgctcgCTACACGAGCTAAAGTCGCCACCCGATCCCGAGCCACAAAGCCAAAGGCGACACGCAAGCGGGCAATAGTGGTGAGTGACGACTCTTCCGGTGATGAGTATAAGGCCAGCGATGAGTCTGATCGAGAACAGGCcgtggaagatggagggTTTATGATTGCGGatgatctggaggagggcgaAGAAGAGAAACCCAAAAAGAGAAGAGCTCCAGCTAAAAAGAaagccaagaaggacgactACGATGAGCTGGATGAAGACGGAAACAAAAAACCCCGGTATCTCAAATACTACGACCGGACTACCAAGGCTTTGTTTGAACAGCATCCTGAGTTGGAGAACACCTTTATTGATCTCGACAATAAACCGAGGATCCAGGTTGAAAAGGCCGAACAGCCAAAGTCTATGGCTGTAACTCTGCTGCCGTTTCAACAAGAGGGTCTCAACTGGCTTttgaagcaggaggagggagaaTACAAGGGCGGTATTCTTGCTGATGAAATGGGAATGGGTAAAACTATCCAGACGATTGCCTTGATCATCGCCTCGGGAGTCAAGCCCAACCTCATTGTCGCCCCTACCGTTGCTCTGATGCAATGGGCCAATGAAATTAACGACCATTCTGCGGGCTCTCTCAAAGTGGCTGTTTACCATGGAGCCAACAAAGATTCATTCTCTGTGAAAGATCTGGAGGGCTACGACTGTGTGATGACGACCTATGCGGTTCTAGAGAGCGTTTACCGACGTCAACAGAGCGGTTTTGTGCGCAAGGGAGTCGAGGGAAAGCAGTACAAAAAGTCTCCTTTGCATCAAGTTCAATGGGGAAGAGTTGTGCTAGATGAGGCTCATAATATCAAGGATCGGGCAAGTAACACCGCCAGAGCCGCCTTCAATCTCAATACCGAGAAACGGCTTTGTCTCTCTGGCACTCCTCTTCAGAACCGAATCGGTGAAATGTTTTCGCTGATTCGGTTCCTCGGAATCAAACCGTTCTGCGAGTATTTTTGCAAAAAATGCCCCTGCCGATCTCATGACTGGAGCTTTGTCAACAACCGAACATGTGTCACGTGCGGGCATCGACCCATGGACCACACAAACTACTTCAACCACGTGCTCTTGAAACATATCCAGAAGGGAGGTATCAGCAAAGAAGGCAAGGAGAGCTTCGGCAACATCCAGAAACTGCTCAAGCACATTATGCTGCGTCGAACCAAGGTCGAGAGAGCAGATGATCTCGGTCTACCCCCTAGAATCGTCACTATTCGACGGGACTTTTTtaacgaggaggagaaagacCTCTACCAGAGTATCTACTCGGACGTGAACCGGAAATTCAACACCTATGTGGCACAGGGAGTGGTTCTCAACAACTATGCCAACATTTTCTCTCTGATTACTCGAATGAGACAGATTGCAGATCATCCTGATTTGGTTCTGAGACGTGCCAACCagggagaaggaggataCATTGACAATGCTATCATTTGCCAGCTATGCGACGATGAGGCCGAAGAACCCATCAAGTCCAAGTGTCACCACACGTTCTGTCGAGTGTGTATCAAGGACTACTGTTCTGGAGCCTCTGACTGTCCCGTCTGTCATATCAACCTGACTATCGATTTGAATGCCCCCGCTATTGAACAGGAGaccaactccaaggagaAAACATCGATTGTTCAGCGAATCAACATGACTGGTGGCTGGCGATCTTCCACAAAGATTGAGGCATTGGTCGAGGAGCTATACAAGCTGCGAAGCGACAGACAGACCATCAAAAGCATTGTTTTTAGCCAGTTCACATCTATGCTGGATTTGGTGGAGTGGCGGCTTCGACGAGCAGGGTTCCAAACCGTCAAGCTCCAGGGTAACATGTCCCCTACCCAGCGACAAAACTCCATCAAATACTTCATGGAGAACCCACAGGTGGAGGTTTTTCTGGTGTCTCTCAAGGCCGGAGGAGTGGCTCTGAACCTATGCGAGGCATCTCAGGTGTTCATCCTGGACCCCTGGTGGAACCCTTCGGTGGAGTGGCAGTCTGGAGACCGAGTCCATCGTATTGGACAGCATCGACCTGTTAAGATTACTCGGTTTGCGATCGAAGACTCCATCGAGTCGCGTATCATTGAGCTtcaagagaagaaggccagTATGATTCATGCGACTCTGGGACAAGATGACGGAGCCATCAACCGGCTAACCCCTGCTGATATGCAGTTTCTTTTCACTAACTAG
- a CDS encoding uncharacterized protein (Compare to YALI0F01320g, uniprot|O74128 Yarrowia lipolytica ALK2 (CytP450 familly)), protein MIILYVLAVAVSFLIFKRVTYTMRSRELAKKWHCEEPHNLNEFPLNLPLFFLIINASRRHELLDTLLGLFRSFAPTKTVKQVLLGSFTIIPTNDPENIKAVLATQFKDFCLGQRHGQLAPVLGDGIFTLDGQGWQHSRAMLRPQFARDQVSDVEMIERHVQMMLLRIPNNKKFDIQELFFNLTLDTATEFLFGQTVGSQTVEMPNEDKSTVSDMPKDMRKSFQEDFNVAQHHGGIRTRFQMFYWLWRPTELFSSSKRVHAFVDHYVEKALANSDEEKSDDKYIFLRELAREVKDPRVLRDQALNILLAGRDTTAGVLSWIVYELARHPEVWKKLRAEIHQDFGDGSDLSQITFEGLKRCEYLRFVINETLRLYPSVPLNVRYASRDTTLPRGGGPDESKPILVRKGDTIVYNVFSMHRTEEFWGKDCDEFRPERWAEKGSRGWEYLPFNGGPRICLGQQYALTETSYVITRICQLFTNIENADTAVEPPQKLHALTLCHLNGVFVKMTRDEAAFAETEKLINA, encoded by the coding sequence ATGATCATCTTATACGTTTTGGCCGTTGCGGTCTCCTTCCTCATCTTCAAGAGAGTCACCTACACGATGCGAAGCCGAGAGCTCGCCAAGAAGTGGCACTGTGAGGAGCCTCACAACCTGAATGAGTTCCCCCTGAACTTGccgctcttcttcctcatcatcaATGCCTCTCGACGACACGAGCTGCTCGATACCCTACTTGGCCTTTTCCGATCCTTTGCTCCCACCAAGACTGTTAAGCAGGTGCTTCTGGGCTCCTTCACTATCATCCCCACCAACGATCCCGAGAACATCAAGGCCGTTCTGGCCACTCAGTTCAAGGACTTCTGCCTGGGCCAGCGACACGGCCAGCTTGCCCCCGTTCTGGGAGACGGAATCTTCACTCTGGACGGCCAGGGATGGCAGCACTCTCGAGCCATGCTGCGACCCCAGTTTGCTCGAGACCAGGTGTCTGACGTCGAGATGATCGAGCGACACGTGCAGATGATGTTGCTGCGAATTCCCAACAACAAGAAGTTCGACATCCaggagctcttcttcaacctgACCCTTGATACTGCCACCGAGTTTCTGTTTGGCCAGACCGTCGGCTCCCAGACCGTCGAGATGCCCAACGAGGACAAGTCTACCGTCTCTGATATGCCCAAGGATATGCGAAAGTCTTTCCAGGAGGACTTTAATGTGGCCCAGCACCACGGTGGAATCCGAACTAGATTCCAGATGTTCTACTGGCTGTGGCGACCCACtgagctcttctcttcctccaagCGAGTCCACGCCTTTGTCGACCACTACGTCGAGAAGGCTCTTGCCAACTCCGACGAAGAGAAGTCCGacgacaagtacatttTCCTGCGAGAACTGGCCCGAGAAGTCAAGGACCCCCGAGTTCTGCGAGACCAGGCCCTCAACATTCTGCTTGCTGGCCGAGACACCACCGCCGGTGTTCTGTCCTGGATCGTCTACGAGCTGGCCCGACACCCCGaggtgtggaagaagctgcGAGCCGAGATTCACCAGGACTTTGGTGACGGCAGCGATCTCTCCCAGATCACCTTTGAGGGTCTTAAGCGATGCGAGTACCTGCGATTTGTCATCAACGAGACTCTGCGACTCTATCCTTCTGTTCCTCTTAACGTCCGATACGCCTCTCGAGATACCACTCttccccgaggaggaggacccGACGAGTCCAAGCCTATCCTTGTCCGAAAGGGAGACACCATTGTCTACAACGTCTTCTCTATGCACCGAACTGAGGAGTTCTGGGGCAAGGACTGCGACGAGTTCCGACCTGAGCGATGGGCTGAGAAGGGCTCTCGAGGCTGGGAGTACCTGCCCTTCAACGGAGGACCCCGAATTTGCCTGGGCCAGCAGTACGCTCTCACTGAGACCTCGTACGTCATCACTCGAATCTGCCAGCTGTTCACCAATATCGAGAACGCTGACACAGCTGTCGAGCCTCCTCAGAAGCTGCACGCCCTCACTCTGTGCCATCTTAACGGTGTGTTCGTTAAGATGACCCGGGACGAGGCTGCCTTTGCCGAGACCGAGAAGCTCATTAACGCATAA